A window of the Sardina pilchardus chromosome 21, fSarPil1.1, whole genome shotgun sequence genome harbors these coding sequences:
- the fbxl3l gene encoding F-box/LRR-repeat protein 3, with the protein MKRGRVNITSKCQGFPSADGRIKRQKIGLLGPSLAQRRAEDWGNLPHHVVLQIFQYLSLVDRARASSVCRRWNEVFHIPDLWRRFEFELNQPATSYLKSTHPDLIQQIIKRHAQHLQYVSFKVDSCTESAEAACNILSQLVNCTIKTLGLISTARPSFMDVSQSHFVSALTVVFVNSKSLSSIKIDDTPVDDPSLKVLVANNSDTLKLLKMSSCPHVSPAGILCVADQCHGLRELALNYHLLSDELLLALSSEKHVHLEHLRIDVVSENPGQTRFHSIKRSSWEALIAHSPKVNIVMYFFLEEEEFDPFFNEETPVTHLYFGRAVSKDMLGRIGLNCPRLVELVVCANGLEPLDEELIRIAERCKSLTAIGLGECEVTCSGFMEFVKKCGGRLTQLSIMEEVLIPDNGYNMEQVHSEVSKHLGRLWYPDMMPTW; encoded by the exons atgaagagaggaagagtaaaCATTACTTCAAAATGCCAAGGTTTTCCCAGCGCCGATGGccggattaaaagacaaaaaataggGCTCCTGGGACCCTCTTTGGCACAGAGACGAGCGGAGGACTGGGGCAATTTGCCACATCATGTAGTCCTGCAAATCTTTCAGTATCTGTCCCTGGTGGACAGGGCCAGAGCTTCATCGGTGTGTCGTCGCTGGAATGAAGTCTTTCATATTCCTGATCTGTGGCGGCGATTTGAGTTTGAGCTTAACCAACCGGCCACGTCTTACTTGAAGTCCACACACCCTGATCTAATTCAGCAGATAATCAAGAGGCACGCCCAGCACCTGCAGTATGTCAGCTTCAAG GTGGACAGCTGCACAGAGTCCGCAGAGGCAGCATGTAATATATTGTCCCAGCTGGTGAACTGCACCATAAAAACACTGGGTCTCATTTCAACAGCTCGGCCCAGCTTCATGGACGTGTCACAG TCGCACTTTGTGTCGGCACTGACGGTGGTGTTTGTGAACTCCAAGTCGCTGTCTTCCATTAAAATTGACGACACGCCCGTGGACGACCCCTCCCTGAAGGTGCTGGTGGCGAACAACAGCGACACGCTGAAGCTGCTTAAGATGAGCAGTTGTCCCCATGTGTCCCCAGCCG GTATCCTGTGTGTGGCTGACCAGTGCCACGGTCTGCGGGAGCTGGCGCTGAACTACCACCTGCTGAGCGACGAGCTGCTGCTGGCGCTCTCCTCGGAGAAGCACGTCCACCTGGAGCACCTGCGGATCGACGTGGTCAGCGAGAACCCGGGACAGACGCGCTTCCACTCCATCAAGCGCAGCAGCTGGGAGGCGCTCATCGCCCACTCGCCCAAGGTCAACATCGTCATGTACTTcttcctggaggaggaggagttcgACCCCTTCTTCAACGAGGAGACGCCCGTCACGCACCTGTACTTCGGCCGCGCCGTCAGCAAGGACATGCTGGGCCGCATCGGGCTCAACTGCCCGCGGCTGGTCGAGCTGGTGGTGTGCGCCAACGGCCTGGAGCCGCTGGACGAGGAGCTGATCCGCATCGCCGAGCGCTGCAAGAGCCTGACGGCCATCGGCCTGGGCGAGTGCGAGGTGACGTGCAGCGGCTTCATGGAGTTCGTCAAGAAGTGCGGCGGCCGCCTCACGCAGCTGTCCATCATGGAGGAAGTGCTCATCCCCGACAACGGCTACAACATGGAGCAGGTCCACAGCGAGGTGTCCAAGCACCTGGGCCGCCTGTGGTACCCCGACATGATGCCCACGTGGTAG
- the atp10b gene encoding phospholipid-transporting ATPase VB yields MRWTDPMASLCGRWGRRRQEQESTVRTLVSNLPYEDLKKSEQPNRQYKGNAVKTTKYTLWSFIPKNLFEQFHRVANVYFVFLALLNFVPVVNAFQPEVALIPICVILALTAIKDGWEDFRRYQTDQKLNNLPCLIYSRREMCFTERRWKDVRVGDFVKVVSNEVIPADILLLHTSDPNGVCLIETSNLDGETNLKQRKVVPGFSAPDSPFKPGGFKSTVVCQKPNNDLNHFSGYIEKPDEKKHGFGIDSLLLRGCTIRNTDESTGIVVCAGHETKSMLNNGGARYKRSKLERKLNSDVMYCVLLLFTMCTVGALGHAIWLESFSSVPPYLVPDSDGHFMPSTLAGFSMFFTMIILLQVLIPISLYVSIELVKIGQVFFITQDVDLYDQETDTRIQCQSLNITEDLGQIQHVFSDKTGTLTENKMVFRRCTIMATEYAHSENAARLAVLDETDGADDEVTLFQQRQKQPSLFTTEEEEERGSRGGRPEAARRSHGAQADVGSYQRSKVTAAGACGDLAFSSPLETEVVPDRKLQQELLEAERRWEEGPLDRGPEWSPYLDFLVALAICNTVVVSTATAQRQRVKGRRSSCAPQTLGGRLRGMLKKMRSPRSLFKVFTGKQEPLADPFAADEELPDILDTPDVYAAAPEGGSPKVTQHEATAHQAQRQRAEPGPASAHDDDVCYEADSPDEAALVHAARAYGFTLLERTPERVTVRLPGGTALAYEVMDVLRFDSTRKRMSVLLRHPRTGEILLYTKGADSAVMELLDEPADESASQRELRKRVCSNTQRHLDMYARDGLRTLCFAKKVVSQKEYEDWSLAREQAISAIENREELLMDTAVLLETSLTLIGATGVEDRLQENVPETIEALREAGMQVWVLTGDKPETAVNIAYSCKLLDHRDLLFTLNTDNKAVCKSNLECTLEEVRRYGPDADVAGFAEAFGGQGPTPLGGDPTIGLMIDGRTLGMVLEEEDLRSKFVELCRRCRSVLCCRVTPLQKSTVVKLVREKLRVMTLAIGDGANDVNMIQAADVGIGISGQEGMQAVMASDFAISRFKHLRKLLLVHGHWCYSRLSSMVIYFFYKNLAYVALLFWFQFYCGFSGTTMIDYWLLIFFNLIFTSVPPIMHGIMDQDVSATTLLSIPELYKIGQHSEGYRRSAFWIAMLDAFYQSLVCFFIPYLTYQGSDIDLFSFGNPMNTVALFTIILHLAIEINAWTLVHWLVMVGSVLLFFGVTLAYSATCVTCNPPSNPYWIMHRQMADPVFHLTCLITVVVALLPKYIVQVLKGTLAPPPLLLARQLDRTPPSLEEPIRISASADPRFTLSSLSSPSPPTSPTLA; encoded by the exons ATGAGGTGGACCGACCCCATGGCCTCGCTCTGCGGACGATGGGGGAGACGccggcaggagcaggagagcaCCGTGCGGACGCTGGTGTCCAACCTCCCCTACGAGGACCTGAAGAAGAGCGAGCAGCCCAATCGGCAGTACAAAGGCAACGCCGTCAAGACCACCAAGTACACGCTGTGGTCCTTCATCCCCAAGAACCTCTTCGAGCAGTTCCACCGCGTGGCCAACGTCTACTTTGTGTTCCTGGCCTTGCTCAACTTCGTGCCGGTGGTGAACGCCTTCCAGCCGGAGGTGGCCCTCATCCCTATCTGTGTCATCTTGGCACTCACCGCCATCAAGGACGGCTGGGAGGACTTCAGGAGGTACCAGACTGACCAGAAGCTCAACAACCTGCCATGCCTCATctacagcag gagAGAGATGTGCTTCACGGAGCGCCGCTGGAAGGACGTGCGGGTGGGTGACTTTGTCAAGGTGGTCTCCAACGAGGTCATCCCCGCCGACATCCTCCTGCTCCACACATCCGACCCCAACGGCGTGTGCCTGATAGAGACGTCCAACCTGGACGGGGAGACCAACCTGAAGCAGCGCAAAGTGGTGCCAGGCTTCTCAGCGCCG gaTTCTCCTTTTAAGCCTGGTGGCTTCAAAAGCACAGTAGTCTGTCAGAAACCAAACAATGACCTCAACCATTTCAGTGGTTACAT AGAGAAGCCCGATGAGAAGAAGCATGGCTTTGGGATTGATAGTCTTTTATTACGTGGATGCACTATACGCAATACAGACGAATCTACGGGGATTGTGGTCTGTGCAG GCCACGAGACCAAGTCGATGCTCAACAACGGCGGCGCGCGCTACAAGCGGAGCAAGCTGGAGCGGAAGCTGAACAGTGACGTGATGTACTGCGTGCTGCTGCTCTTCACCATGTGCACCGTCGGAGCCCTCG GTCATGCTATCTGGCTGGAGTCGTTCTCCAGTGTCCCTCCGTACTTGGTTCCTGACAGTGACGGCCATTTCATGCCCTCCACTCTGGCAGGCTTCTCCATGTTCTTCACCATGATCATCCTGCTGCAG GTGCTGATCCCCATCTCACTGTACGTGTCCATTGAGCTGGTGAAGATCGGCCAGGTGTTCTTCATCACGCAGGACGTGGACCTGTACGACCAGGAGACGGACACCCGTATCCAGTGCCAGTCGCTCAACATCACCGAGGACCTGGGGCAGATCCAGCACGTCTTCTCCGACAAGACCGGCACGCTGACCGAGAACAAGATGGTGTTCCGCCGCTGCACCATCATGGCCACGGAGTACGCACACAGTGAGAATG CTGCCCGGCTGGCCGTCCTCGACGAGACGGACGGCGCGGACGACGAGGTCACCCTGTTCCAGCAGCGGCAGAAGCAGCCCTCGCTCTTCAccaccgaggaggaggaggagaggggctcCAGGGGGGGCCGCCCAGAGGCCGCCAGACGCTCTCACGGCGCCCAGGCGGATGTTGGCAGCTACCAGAGGTCGAAGGTCACCGCGGCGGGGGCTTGCGGAGACCTGGCCTTCAGCAGCCCCCTG GAAACGGAGGTGGTCCCAGACAGGAAGCTGCAGCAGGAGCTCCTGGAGGCCGAGCGCCGGTGGGAGGAAGGGCCCCTGGACCGGGGCCCCGAGTGGAGCCCGTACCTCGACTTCCTCGTGGCCCTCGCCATCTGCAACACGGTGGTGGTTTCCACAGCAACAGCCCAGAGACAGAGG GTCAAAGGGCGTCGCAGCTCCTGCGCTCCTCAGACTCTAGGTGGGCGTCTGCGTGGCATGCTGAAGAAGATGCGTTCCCCGCGGAGCCTGTTCAAAGTGTTCACGGGCAAACAGGAGCCCCTGGCAGACCCTTTCGCCGCAGACGAGGAGCTCCCCGACATTTTGGACACGCCCGACGTCTACGCCGCCGCGCCCGAGGGAGGGAGCCCCAAGGTGACGCAACACGAGGCGACCGCCCATCAGGCCCAGAGGCAGAGGGCCGAGCCGGGGCCGGCGTCGGCCCACGACGACGACGTGTGCTACGAGGCCGACAGCCCCGACGAGGCGGCGTTGGTGCACGCGGCGCGGGCCTACGGCTTCACCCTCCTGGAGCGCACGCCCGAGCGCGTGACCGTCCGCCTGCCCGGCGGCACGGCCCTCGCCTACGAGGTGATGGACGTCCTGCGGTTCGACTCCACCCGGAAGCGGATGTCGGTGCTGCTGCGCCACCCGCGCACCGGCGAGATCCTCCTCTACACCAAAGGAGCCGACTCCGCAGTCATGGAGCTGCTGGACGAGCCCGCCGACG AGAGCGCGTCTCAACGGGAACTCAGGAAGCGTGTCTGcagcaacacacagagacatcttGACATGTATGCCAGAGATGGGCTGCGCACTCTGTGCTTTGCCAAAAAG GTTGTAAGTCAGAAGGAGTATGAAGACTGGTCATTGGCAAGAGAGCAAGCCATATCAGCCATCgagaacagagaggagcttCTTATGGACACTGCTGTTCTGCTGGAGACGAGCCTAACTCTGATAG GAGCCACTGGAGTTGAAGATCGTCTCCAGGAGAATGTTCCAGAAACCATCGAGGCCCTGCGGGAGGCTGGCATGCAGGTCTGGGTGCTGACCGGGGACAAGCCCGAGACAGCCGTCAACATCGCCTACTCCTGCAAGCTGCTGGACCACAGAGACCTGCTGTTCACTCTCAACACAGACAACAAG GCCGTGTGCAAGTCCAATCTGGAGTGTACtctggaggaggtgaggaggtacGGGCCGGACGCGGACGTCGCCGGCTTCGCCGAGGCCTTCGGGGGACAGGGGCCCACGCCCCTGGGCGGGGACCCCACCATCGGCCTGATGATTGACGGACGGACGCTCGGCATGGTGCTCGAGGAGGAGGACCTGAGGTCAAAGTTCGTGGAGCTGTGCCGGCGCTGCCGCTCCGTGCTCTGTTGCCGGGTGACGCCCCTACAGAAGAGCACCGTGGTCAAGCTGGTGCGCGAGAAGCTTCGGGTCATGACCCTTGCCATCG GTGACGGAGCGAATGATGTGAACATGATCCAGGCCGCTGACGTTGGTATCGGAATATCTGGTCAAGAGGGGATGCAG GCTGTCATGGCCAGCGACTTTGCGATTTCTCGCTTCAAACACTTGAGGAAGCTGCTTCTGGTCCATGGACACTGGTGCTATTCCAGACTGTCAAGCATGGTCATCTACTTCTTCTACAAGAACTTG GCGTACGTGGCCCTGCTGTTCTGGTTCCAGTTCTACTGCGGGTTCTCTGGCACGACGATGATCGACTACTGGCTCTTGATCTTCTTCAACCTCATCTTCACCTCCGTGCCCCCAATCATGCACGGCATCATGGACCAAGACGTCTCCGCGACAACCCTGCTCTCCATCCCCGAGTTGTACAAGATCGGTCAGCACTCTGAG GGGTACAGACGCTCCGCCTTTTGGATCGCCATGTTGGATGCCTTTTATCAGAGCCTGGTCTGCTTCTTCATACCATATTTG ACCTACCAGGGCTCTGACATCGACCTCTTCTCATTCGGAAACCCAATGAACACCGTGGCTCTGTTTACTATAATCCTACATCTTGCCATTGAGATAAATGCATGG ACGCTGGTGCACTGGCTGGTGATGGTGGGCAGCGTGCTGCTGTTCTTCGGCGTGACGCTGGCCTACAGCGCCACCTGCGTGACCTGCAACCCGCCGTCCAACCCCTACTGGATCATGCACAGGCAAATGGCCGACCCCGTGTTCCACCTCACGTGCCTCATCACCGTCGTCGTGGCTCTGCTGCCCAA gTACATAGTGCAGGTTCTGAAGGGAACGCTGGCGCCCCCCCCTCTGTTGCTCGCTCGGCAGCTGGACCGCACGCCCCCCTCCCTGGAGGAGCCAATCCGGATCAGCGCCTCGGCGGACCCACGCTTCACCCTCTCGAGCCTCTCCTCGCCCTCACCCCCAACCTCGCCCACACTGGCGtag